A section of the Ignavibacteriales bacterium genome encodes:
- a CDS encoding choice-of-anchor B family protein translates to MNKILTLIITLIISSSSFAQLPNGNMHLIANIDDYAIPPQFGAPWNYAAIWGYVAPDNREYAILGAALGPVFYDVTDSSNITEIAAFIMIDSMHAPDQGNLWREMKVYSHYAYVVSEADTSGVKIFDLQYLPDSVRYVGKFLAPGHSSTHSISQSGPYLYLNGANAGFGHGTVVLDLSVDPENPTVRGKWNNHYVHDARIIDDTIYAACINDGYLSVIDATNKDSLKLVHEWLNLPNPSTHNSALTVDKNYIMTTDEVGALPRLLKVWDIQDIQNPVQVATWQPTGITTARIHNIEIYGDTAVIAHYTAGVYVLDISDPENPVQIAWYDTHPQNNNSDYAGCWGVFKFPSGKIVASDMNRGLFVLGFGNSVGITNNSSLVDGFELKQNYPNPFNPSTEINFSIPKSADVSLKIYDANGKEIAQLINGYMQSGSHSVTFETAKLKLASGVYFYTLTAGELSQTKKMLLVK, encoded by the coding sequence ATGAATAAGATACTTACTCTTATCATCACCCTCATCATTTCTTCATCATCCTTTGCTCAGCTCCCTAACGGAAATATGCATCTCATAGCAAATATAGATGATTATGCCATACCTCCGCAGTTCGGTGCTCCGTGGAATTATGCCGCCATCTGGGGATATGTCGCTCCCGATAATAGGGAGTATGCTATACTGGGTGCTGCCCTGGGTCCCGTGTTTTATGACGTAACTGACTCTTCTAATATAACAGAGATCGCCGCATTCATTATGATCGACTCTATGCACGCACCCGACCAGGGTAACCTGTGGCGTGAAATGAAAGTTTATTCTCACTATGCCTATGTTGTTTCCGAAGCCGATACCAGCGGTGTGAAAATATTCGACCTCCAGTATCTTCCCGATTCGGTCAGATACGTCGGCAAATTCCTTGCTCCCGGTCACAGCTCTACACATTCTATCTCGCAGAGCGGACCTTACCTTTACCTTAACGGCGCTAATGCAGGATTTGGTCACGGAACTGTTGTACTGGACCTCTCCGTCGATCCTGAAAATCCAACCGTCAGAGGAAAATGGAACAACCATTATGTTCACGACGCAAGGATAATTGATGATACTATTTATGCCGCCTGTATTAACGACGGTTACCTTAGTGTTATTGACGCGACTAATAAAGACAGCCTTAAGCTGGTTCATGAATGGCTTAATCTTCCTAATCCATCGACGCATAATTCCGCGCTTACAGTTGATAAAAATTATATTATGACCACGGATGAAGTAGGCGCGCTCCCGCGTTTGCTGAAAGTCTGGGATATCCAGGATATTCAAAACCCGGTACAGGTTGCCACGTGGCAGCCGACAGGTATCACAACCGCCCGTATTCATAATATCGAAATTTACGGAGATACCGCTGTTATTGCGCACTACACTGCAGGAGTTTATGTACTCGATATCTCCGACCCGGAAAACCCCGTTCAGATCGCGTGGTATGATACTCACCCGCAGAATAATAACAGTGATTACGCCGGATGCTGGGGCGTGTTTAAATTCCCTTCCGGTAAGATCGTTGCATCCGATATGAACCGCGGATTGTTTGTCCTAGGATTTGGAAATTCCGTCGGTATAACAAATAACAGCTCACTCGTTGACGGCTTTGAACTGAAGCAGAATTACCCTAACCCGTTCAATCCCTCGACGGAAATAAACTTCTCTATACCCAAAAGCGCCGATGTCTCCCTGAAGATTTACGATGCCAACGGAAAAGAGATCGCTCAATTGATAAACGGATATATGCAGTCCGGTTCTCACAGTGTTACTTTCGAAACTGCTAAGCTTAAACTGGCCAGCGGGGTATATTTCTATACACTTACCGCAGGCGAACTCTCGCAAACAAAAAAGATGTTACTTGTCAAATAA